In Arsenicicoccus sp. oral taxon 190, the following are encoded in one genomic region:
- the sodN gene encoding superoxide dismutase, Ni, producing the protein MFTFAPVEVSAHCDLPCGVYDPAQARIEAQSVKAIMEKVADNADPDFKIRATIIKEQRSQLVKEHLWVLWTDYFKPPHFEKFPQLHTLVNEATKLAGASGTKGEWDVSKADELLAKIDEIAAIFAETKKG; encoded by the coding sequence ATGTTCACGTTCGCCCCCGTCGAGGTGTCTGCGCACTGCGACCTGCCCTGTGGCGTCTACGACCCCGCACAGGCCCGCATCGAGGCCCAGTCGGTCAAGGCCATCATGGAGAAGGTCGCCGACAACGCCGACCCCGACTTCAAGATCCGCGCCACCATCATCAAGGAGCAGCGCTCCCAGCTGGTCAAGGAGCACCTGTGGGTGCTGTGGACCGACTACTTCAAGCCGCCGCACTTCGAGAAGTTCCCGCAGCTGCACACCCTCGTCAACGAGGCCACCAAGCTGGCGGGCGCGTCCGGCACCAAGGGTGAGTGGGACGTCAGCAAGGCCGACGAGCTGCTCGCCAAGATCGACGAGATCGCCGCGATCTTCGCCGAGACCAAGAAGGGCTGA
- a CDS encoding S26 family signal peptidase: MPHLGFAVVRGRSMEPTLHEGDWLLVAFGARPRIGRLAVVRLPDGEQGPRPLSVKRVTGRDPKTRQGWWVERDNPREGIDSWHVGALSDDDIEGLVLKRVPTALLRRWPRLTRPTA, translated from the coding sequence ATGCCTCACCTCGGCTTCGCCGTCGTCCGTGGCCGGTCCATGGAGCCGACCCTGCACGAGGGCGACTGGCTGCTGGTGGCCTTCGGTGCGCGTCCGCGCATCGGCCGGCTCGCCGTCGTGCGGCTCCCGGACGGCGAGCAGGGCCCCCGCCCGCTGTCGGTCAAGCGCGTCACCGGCCGCGACCCCAAGACGCGCCAGGGCTGGTGGGTGGAGCGCGACAACCCCCGCGAGGGCATCGACTCCTGGCACGTGGGCGCGCTCAGCGACGACGACATCGAGGGCCTGGTCCTCAAGCGGGTGCCGACCGCGCTGCTGCGACGGTGGCCGCGCCTGACCCGCCCCACCGCCTGA
- a CDS encoding zinc-binding dehydrogenase: protein MLAAYAARQSTDDPLSGLEVGERPEPQARPGWTTVRLRTSGLNHHDLWSLQGVGLPAERLPMILGCDGAGVTEDGQEVIVHAVVASDGWRGDETLDPRRTLLSELHPGTMAELVAVPSHNLVARPAALPWEHAACLSTAWLTAYRMLFTNAGVQPGSLVLVQGAGGGVATALVQLGAAAGLRVWVTSRDEAKRRRALELGAAEAFGSGERLPERVDAVLDTVGAAVWKHSIKSLVPGGTLVTAGATSGDPDRTQLTDIFFRQLRVVGSTMGNRGELERLARFVADHRIEPAVDSTFPLGEARRGFERMAGEDLFGKVIFTH from the coding sequence ATGCTCGCTGCCTACGCCGCCCGCCAGTCCACCGACGACCCGCTCTCCGGCCTGGAGGTCGGCGAGCGACCCGAGCCGCAGGCCCGGCCCGGGTGGACCACCGTGCGGTTGCGCACCTCCGGGCTCAACCACCACGACCTGTGGTCCCTGCAGGGGGTGGGGCTGCCGGCGGAGCGGCTCCCCATGATCCTGGGGTGCGACGGGGCCGGCGTGACCGAGGACGGTCAGGAGGTCATCGTGCACGCGGTGGTCGCCAGCGATGGCTGGCGCGGCGACGAGACCCTCGACCCCCGCCGGACCCTGCTGTCGGAGCTGCACCCGGGCACGATGGCCGAGCTCGTCGCGGTCCCCAGCCACAACCTCGTCGCGCGGCCGGCCGCGTTGCCGTGGGAGCACGCGGCGTGCCTGTCGACCGCGTGGCTGACCGCCTACCGGATGCTCTTCACCAACGCCGGGGTCCAGCCGGGGTCGCTGGTGCTCGTGCAGGGCGCGGGCGGGGGTGTCGCGACCGCGCTGGTGCAGCTGGGCGCGGCGGCGGGGCTGCGGGTGTGGGTCACCTCGCGGGACGAGGCCAAGCGCCGGCGGGCGCTCGAGCTGGGCGCGGCCGAGGCCTTCGGGTCGGGGGAGCGCCTCCCGGAGCGCGTCGACGCGGTGCTGGACACGGTGGGCGCCGCGGTCTGGAAGCACTCGATCAAGTCGCTGGTGCCCGGCGGCACGCTCGTCACCGCGGGCGCCACCTCCGGCGACCCCGACCGGACCCAGCTGACCGACATCTTCTTCCGACAGCTGCGCGTGGTCGGCTCCACGATGGGCAACCGGGGCGAGCTCGAGCGGCTCGCCAGGTTCGTCGCGGACCACCGGATCGAGCCTGCGGTCGACTCGACCTTCCCGCTCGGCGAGGCGCGACGTGGGTTCGAGCGGATGGCGGGGGAGGACCTCTTCGGCAAGGTCATCTTCACGCACTGA
- a CDS encoding cytochrome b5 domain-containing protein: MSRALRTSLALAAGALAAATSLTACGSETTSATTTTSTTSTTSAPSPSSTSSPSSTMAASATTSAASSPAASSSGAAPSATSTGTSSSPTASASSTTAAGSASATARTYPFAVVNDHDNASSCWAAIDGGVYDLTSWINQHPGGPARITALCGTDATAQFTAQHGSNATAKQRLASFRIGTLAK; encoded by the coding sequence ATGTCCCGCGCCCTGCGCACCTCCCTCGCCCTGGCTGCCGGTGCCCTGGCCGCCGCGACGTCCCTCACGGCCTGCGGGTCCGAGACGACCAGCGCCACCACGACGACCAGCACCACGTCCACGACGTCCGCCCCGAGCCCGTCGAGCACGTCGAGCCCCTCGAGCACGATGGCCGCCTCTGCCACCACCTCGGCCGCTTCGAGCCCGGCCGCCTCGTCCAGCGGTGCCGCCCCGTCGGCCACCTCAACGGGCACCTCCTCCTCGCCGACCGCGTCCGCGTCGAGCACCACCGCGGCCGGCTCGGCGTCCGCGACCGCCCGGACCTATCCCTTCGCGGTCGTCAACGACCACGACAACGCCAGCTCCTGCTGGGCCGCCATCGACGGCGGGGTCTACGACCTGACGTCGTGGATCAACCAGCACCCGGGCGGCCCGGCCCGCATCACGGCGCTGTGCGGGACCGACGCGACGGCGCAGTTCACCGCGCAGCACGGCAGCAACGCCACCGCCAAGCAGCGCCTCGCGTCCTTCCGCATCGGCACGCTGGCCAAGTAG
- a CDS encoding GDSL-type esterase/lipase family protein encodes MVFRDQQTFNPSPSHVASVDGDHGPRDVGLVFIGDSFVAGYGDPKGLGWVSRVVSRSQHPDVQLSAYNLGIRGDSSADVLARWRTECPPRWKGRAERRLVIGVGHSDVLTGITTARSRLNLANILDDAQAQGIAAFVVGSTPTNDATFNATLEIVTEAQADVCARRGVPFVDCFRPLQGHDQWIADLDATGDGFHPGQAGYGLIAWLVLHGGWDSWMRLAR; translated from the coding sequence GTGGTGTTCCGCGACCAGCAGACGTTCAACCCGTCCCCCTCGCACGTGGCCTCGGTCGACGGGGACCACGGTCCGCGCGACGTCGGCCTGGTCTTCATCGGGGACTCCTTCGTGGCCGGCTACGGCGACCCCAAGGGGCTGGGCTGGGTGTCGCGGGTGGTGTCCCGCAGCCAGCACCCGGACGTGCAGCTGTCGGCCTACAACCTCGGCATCCGGGGCGACTCGTCCGCCGACGTGCTGGCCCGGTGGCGCACGGAGTGCCCGCCGCGGTGGAAGGGGCGCGCCGAGCGCCGTCTGGTCATCGGGGTGGGGCACAGCGACGTGCTGACCGGCATCACCACGGCCCGCTCGCGCCTCAACCTCGCCAACATCCTCGACGACGCGCAGGCCCAGGGCATCGCGGCCTTCGTGGTCGGCTCCACCCCGACCAACGACGCCACCTTCAACGCCACGCTGGAGATCGTGACGGAGGCGCAGGCCGACGTGTGCGCGCGCCGCGGCGTCCCCTTCGTCGACTGCTTCCGCCCGCTGCAAGGGCACGACCAGTGGATCGCCGACCTGGACGCCACGGGCGACGGCTTCCACCCCGGCCAGGCCGGCTACGGCCTCATCGCGTGGCTCGTGCTGCACGGGGGCTGGGACTCCTGGATGCGGCTGGCGCGCTGA
- a CDS encoding DUF6104 family protein, translating into MYFTDRGIEELEHRRGDEDLTFEWLSEQLRTFVDLNPEFEVPVERLATWLARLDDDD; encoded by the coding sequence GTGTACTTCACCGATCGTGGCATCGAGGAGCTCGAGCACCGCCGGGGCGACGAGGACCTGACGTTCGAGTGGCTGTCCGAGCAGCTGCGCACCTTCGTCGACCTCAACCCCGAGTTCGAGGTCCCGGTCGAGCGGCTCGCCACCTGGCTGGCCCGGCTCGACGACGACGACTGA
- a CDS encoding multifunctional oxoglutarate decarboxylase/oxoglutarate dehydrogenase thiamine pyrophosphate-binding subunit/dihydrolipoyllysine-residue succinyltransferase subunit, whose amino-acid sequence MTTPPSGTNPSASFGANQWLVDELYEQYKQDKNSVDRAWWSFFEDYSPAAAPKADATTQPTKAQQPKQPQQPDQADQTGSKRAPEAKPSDTKTSDTKATDTKATDTKAADTKATDTKAADAKVSEQPADRRRPTTPRAGDAQAQPTPRDIPAVKQPGPQTQETVVTLKGPAARVVTNMDASLQVPTATSLRAVPAKALIDNRIVINNHLRRSRGGKVSFTHIIGFALVKALQSMPDMNTSFTVKDGKPTLVRPAHVNLGIAIDLPKPDGTRSLVVPSIKSAEGMDFVHFWTAYEELVRKARNGKLTVDDFAGTTISLTNPGGIGTNSSTPRLMQGQGAIIGVGSLEYPAEWQGAAQETLNRHAVSKILTLTSTYDHRIIQGAGSGEFLKIIHELLLGQHGFYDEIFAALRIPYEPVRWVRDISAGHEDDINKTARVQQLIHAYRVRGHLMADIDPLEYIQRRHPDLDIERHGLTLWDLEREFATGGFGGKPLMHLRDILGILRDSYCRTIGVEYMHMQDPDQREWIQDRVEVKHDKESAEEQLRVLRRLNAAEAFETFLQTKFVGQKRFSLEGGESAIAVLDRILSRAAEDSMDEVCIGMPHRGRLNVLANIAGKSYGQIFREFEGVQDPSSVQGSGDVKYHLGTEGTFTSEEGKATKVYLAANPSHLEAVNPVLEGIVRAKQDRLGHGGEAFTVLPILMHGDAAFAGQGVVAETLHLSQLRGYRTGGTIHIVVNNQVGFTTAPSSSRSSVYSTDVARMIQAPIFHVNGDDPEACVRVAELAYEFRQRFAKDVVIDMVCYRRRGHNEGDDPSMTQPLMYNLIEAKRSVRKLYTEALIGRGDITVEQAEEALQDYQQQLERVFVETREAVKAAKAGRDSGPAGLERPEAQEADDKAPAKMVETAISPDTLMHIGKAFVATPEGFTVHPKLRQMLEKRADSVANGGIDWGTGELIAFGSLLMEGTPVRLAGQDSRRGTFVQRHSVLIDKSTAEEWTPLLYLGKGQARFWVYDSLLSEFAAVGFEYGYSVERPDALVLWEAQFGDFANGAQSIVDEFISSSEQKWGQRSSVVLLLPHGYEGQGPDHSSARIERYLQLCAQDNMTVAFPSTPASYFHLLRRQAYARPRRPLIVATPKSMLRLKAAASAPEDFTTGTFRPVIPDRTGVDPAAVTRVLLCSGKVYYELDAARQKAEDSRTAIMTVEQISPFPAKELAAALATYPEAEIVWVQDEPANQGTWPYVALTAPELLSRHGETRTFRLVSRPASAAPSTGSSKAHAVEQADLIDRAFRR is encoded by the coding sequence GTGACAACGCCCCCCAGCGGCACCAACCCCTCGGCGTCCTTCGGCGCCAACCAGTGGCTCGTGGACGAGCTGTACGAGCAGTACAAGCAGGACAAGAACTCCGTCGACCGGGCCTGGTGGTCCTTCTTCGAGGACTACTCCCCCGCCGCCGCGCCCAAGGCGGACGCGACCACGCAGCCCACGAAGGCCCAGCAGCCGAAGCAGCCGCAGCAGCCGGATCAGGCGGATCAGACGGGCTCGAAGCGCGCCCCGGAGGCCAAGCCCTCCGACACGAAGACCTCAGACACCAAGGCCACCGACACCAAGGCCACCGACACCAAGGCCGCCGACACCAAGGCCACCGACACCAAGGCCGCCGACGCGAAGGTGTCCGAGCAGCCGGCCGACCGCCGCCGCCCCACCACCCCCCGCGCCGGTGACGCGCAGGCCCAGCCGACCCCGCGTGACATCCCCGCGGTCAAGCAGCCCGGGCCGCAGACCCAGGAGACGGTCGTCACCCTCAAGGGCCCGGCCGCCCGCGTGGTCACCAACATGGACGCCAGCCTGCAGGTCCCGACCGCCACGAGCCTTCGCGCCGTCCCGGCCAAGGCGCTCATCGACAACCGCATCGTCATCAACAACCACCTGCGGCGCAGCCGCGGCGGCAAGGTCTCCTTCACCCACATCATCGGCTTCGCGCTGGTCAAGGCGCTGCAGTCGATGCCGGACATGAACACCTCGTTCACGGTCAAGGACGGCAAGCCGACGCTGGTCCGCCCGGCGCACGTCAACCTCGGCATCGCCATCGACCTGCCCAAGCCCGACGGGACCCGGTCCCTCGTGGTGCCGAGCATCAAGTCGGCCGAGGGCATGGACTTCGTCCACTTCTGGACGGCATACGAGGAGCTCGTCCGCAAGGCCCGCAACGGCAAGCTGACGGTGGACGACTTCGCGGGCACCACGATCTCGCTGACCAACCCCGGGGGCATCGGGACCAACTCCTCGACCCCGCGGCTCATGCAGGGGCAGGGCGCCATCATCGGCGTCGGCTCGCTGGAGTACCCCGCCGAGTGGCAGGGCGCTGCGCAGGAGACCCTCAACCGTCACGCGGTCAGCAAGATCCTGACGCTGACCAGCACCTACGACCACCGCATCATCCAGGGCGCGGGGTCCGGGGAGTTCCTCAAGATCATCCACGAGCTGCTGCTCGGCCAGCACGGCTTCTACGACGAGATCTTCGCGGCGCTGCGGATCCCCTACGAGCCGGTCCGCTGGGTGCGGGACATCTCCGCCGGCCACGAGGACGACATCAACAAGACGGCCCGGGTCCAGCAGCTGATCCACGCCTACCGGGTGCGCGGCCACCTGATGGCCGACATCGACCCGCTGGAGTACATCCAGCGTCGCCACCCCGACCTGGACATCGAGCGTCACGGCCTGACGCTGTGGGACCTGGAGCGGGAGTTCGCGACCGGCGGCTTCGGCGGCAAGCCGCTGATGCACCTGCGCGACATCCTGGGGATCCTGCGCGACAGCTACTGCCGCACCATCGGTGTCGAGTACATGCACATGCAGGACCCGGACCAGCGCGAGTGGATCCAGGACCGCGTGGAGGTCAAGCACGACAAGGAGTCGGCCGAGGAGCAGCTGCGGGTGCTGCGCCGCCTCAACGCGGCGGAGGCCTTCGAGACCTTCCTGCAGACCAAGTTCGTGGGGCAGAAGCGCTTCTCCCTCGAGGGAGGCGAGTCGGCCATCGCGGTGCTGGACCGCATCCTGTCCCGCGCGGCCGAGGACTCCATGGACGAGGTGTGCATCGGCATGCCCCACCGTGGTCGCCTCAACGTCCTGGCCAACATCGCGGGCAAGAGCTACGGCCAGATCTTCCGGGAGTTCGAGGGCGTGCAGGACCCGTCGTCGGTCCAGGGCTCCGGCGACGTCAAGTACCACCTGGGCACCGAGGGCACCTTCACCTCCGAGGAGGGCAAGGCGACCAAGGTCTACCTGGCGGCCAACCCCTCCCACCTCGAGGCCGTCAACCCGGTCCTCGAGGGCATCGTGCGGGCCAAGCAGGACCGCCTCGGTCACGGCGGCGAGGCCTTCACGGTCCTGCCGATCCTCATGCACGGCGACGCGGCGTTCGCCGGTCAGGGCGTGGTGGCCGAGACCCTGCACCTGTCGCAGCTGCGGGGCTACCGCACCGGCGGCACGATCCACATCGTCGTCAACAACCAGGTGGGCTTCACGACGGCGCCGTCCAGCTCGCGCTCGTCGGTCTACTCGACGGACGTCGCGCGGATGATCCAGGCGCCGATCTTCCACGTCAACGGCGACGACCCCGAGGCGTGCGTGCGGGTCGCCGAGCTGGCCTACGAGTTCCGGCAGCGCTTCGCCAAGGACGTCGTCATCGACATGGTGTGCTACCGCCGCCGTGGCCACAACGAGGGCGACGACCCGTCGATGACGCAGCCGCTGATGTACAACCTCATCGAGGCCAAGCGCAGCGTCCGCAAGCTCTACACCGAGGCCCTGATCGGCCGTGGCGACATCACGGTGGAGCAGGCCGAGGAGGCGCTGCAGGACTACCAGCAGCAGCTGGAGCGGGTCTTCGTGGAGACGCGCGAGGCGGTCAAGGCCGCCAAGGCGGGCCGCGACTCCGGCCCGGCCGGGCTGGAGCGCCCCGAGGCGCAGGAGGCCGACGACAAGGCCCCGGCCAAGATGGTGGAGACGGCGATCTCTCCGGACACCCTGATGCACATCGGCAAGGCCTTCGTCGCCACGCCGGAGGGCTTCACGGTCCACCCCAAGCTGCGTCAGATGCTCGAGAAGCGTGCCGACTCCGTCGCCAACGGCGGGATCGACTGGGGCACCGGCGAGCTCATCGCCTTCGGCTCCCTGCTGATGGAGGGCACCCCGGTGCGGCTCGCGGGTCAGGACTCGCGGCGCGGCACCTTCGTGCAGCGCCACTCGGTGCTCATCGACAAGAGCACGGCCGAGGAGTGGACCCCGCTGCTCTACCTGGGCAAGGGCCAGGCCCGGTTCTGGGTCTACGACTCGCTGCTCAGCGAGTTCGCCGCCGTGGGCTTCGAGTACGGCTACTCCGTCGAGCGCCCGGACGCGCTGGTGCTGTGGGAGGCGCAGTTCGGCGACTTCGCCAACGGCGCCCAGAGCATCGTCGACGAGTTCATCTCCTCCTCGGAGCAGAAGTGGGGCCAGCGCAGCTCGGTCGTGCTGCTGCTCCCGCACGGCTACGAGGGTCAGGGGCCGGACCACTCCTCGGCGCGCATCGAGCGCTACCTGCAGCTGTGCGCGCAGGACAACATGACGGTGGCCTTCCCGAGCACCCCGGCGTCCTACTTCCACCTGCTGCGGCGCCAGGCCTACGCCCGCCCCCGCCGTCCGCTGATCGTGGCGACGCCCAAGTCGATGCTGCGCCTCAAGGCGGCGGCGAGCGCGCCGGAGGACTTCACGACCGGCACCTTCCGGCCGGTGATCCCGGACCGCACCGGCGTCGACCCGGCCGCGGTCACCCGGGTGCTGCTGTGCTCCGGCAAGGTCTACTACGAGCTGGACGCCGCGCGGCAGAAGGCCGAGGACTCCCGGACCGCCATCATGACGGTCGAGCAGATCTCGCCCTTCCCGGCCAAGGAGCTCGCGGCGGCGCTCGCGACCTACCCGGAGGCCGAGATCGTATGGGTCCAGGACGAGCCCGCCAACCAGGGCACCTGGCCGTATGTCGCGCTGACCGCTCCCGAGCTGCTGTCCCGCCACGGCGAGACGCGGACCTTCCGGCTGGTCAGCCGGCCGGCGTCGGCCGCTCCGTCGACCGGCTCCTCCAAGGCCCACGCCGTGGAGCAGGCGGACCTCATCGACCGGGCCTTCCGGCGCTGA
- a CDS encoding hemolysin family protein: protein MTEWLLLLAAVALTACAAFFVAAEFSLVALDRPTVQRAVDAGDTGAVPVLTSLRSLSTQLSAAQVGITLTTLLTGFLAEPAIGGIIDDPLLSAGVPEGAVPAVATAVAMVLATLGSMIAGELVPQFLGLSAPLATAKVVAGPVRVFGFVAKPLITVLNGSANAFLRRIGIEPQEELSAARTPQELASMVRRSAEAGTIDQDIARLLTRSLDFGERTADDVMTPRVRCETIERTATVADVLTLARRTGHSRFPVIGEDLDDVDGVVHVKRALAVPHERRQEVPVSALMVDALHVPETIRLDPLLLLLRRQSFQMAVVVDEYGGTSGVVTLEDVIEEIVGEVADEHDRRGPQAHERRDGTWVVPGLWRTDEVRDRVGADVPEASTYETLGGFVMARLGRVPQVGDEVTLPGWQVVVEGMDGRRVDRLRLTALVPDPADEEPAAEPAGASRLDRGDR from the coding sequence ATGACCGAATGGCTCCTGCTGCTCGCCGCGGTGGCGCTCACCGCGTGCGCGGCGTTCTTCGTGGCCGCCGAGTTCTCGCTCGTCGCCCTGGACCGACCGACGGTGCAGCGGGCGGTCGACGCCGGCGACACCGGCGCGGTCCCGGTGCTCACCTCGCTGCGGTCGCTGTCCACGCAGCTGTCCGCGGCCCAGGTCGGGATCACCTTGACGACCCTGCTCACCGGATTCCTCGCCGAGCCCGCGATCGGGGGGATCATCGACGACCCGCTGCTCTCGGCGGGCGTCCCGGAGGGCGCGGTCCCGGCGGTCGCCACGGCCGTGGCCATGGTGCTCGCCACGCTGGGATCCATGATCGCCGGCGAGCTGGTGCCGCAGTTCCTCGGGCTCTCCGCGCCGCTCGCGACGGCCAAGGTCGTCGCGGGGCCGGTGCGGGTCTTCGGTTTCGTCGCCAAGCCGCTCATCACCGTGCTCAACGGGTCGGCCAATGCCTTCCTGCGCCGCATCGGCATCGAGCCGCAGGAGGAGCTGTCGGCCGCCCGCACCCCCCAGGAGCTGGCCTCGATGGTCCGCCGGTCCGCCGAGGCGGGCACCATCGACCAGGACATCGCCCGGCTGCTGACGCGATCGCTGGACTTCGGCGAGCGCACGGCCGACGACGTGATGACCCCCCGGGTGCGGTGCGAGACCATCGAGCGCACCGCGACCGTCGCGGACGTGCTGACGCTGGCCCGGCGCACCGGTCACTCGCGGTTCCCGGTCATCGGGGAGGACCTGGACGACGTCGACGGCGTGGTCCACGTCAAGCGGGCCCTCGCCGTGCCCCACGAGCGGCGCCAGGAGGTGCCGGTCTCGGCCCTGATGGTGGACGCCCTGCACGTCCCCGAGACGATCCGGCTCGACCCGCTCCTCCTCCTGCTGCGCCGCCAGAGCTTCCAGATGGCCGTCGTGGTGGACGAGTACGGCGGCACCTCCGGCGTCGTCACCCTGGAGGACGTCATCGAGGAGATCGTCGGGGAGGTCGCCGACGAGCACGACCGCCGAGGCCCGCAGGCGCACGAGCGTCGGGACGGCACCTGGGTGGTCCCGGGGCTGTGGCGCACCGACGAGGTGCGGGACCGGGTCGGGGCCGACGTACCGGAGGCCTCCACCTACGAGACGTTGGGTGGTTTCGTCATGGCCCGGCTCGGGCGCGTCCCCCAGGTCGGCGACGAGGTGACCCTGCCCGGCTGGCAGGTCGTCGTCGAGGGGATGGACGGGCGCCGGGTGGACCGGCTGCGGCTGACCGCCCTCGTCCCGGACCCGGCGGACGAGGAGCCCGCGGCCGAGCCCGCCGGCGCGTCCCGCCTCGATCGGGGGGACCGATGA
- a CDS encoding hemolysin family protein has product MSTSVALWISVFLLFGNAFFVGASFAVMAARRSQLEPLAEQGSGAARRCLEALEQVAAMLVCAQLGITVCSLGLGALAEVALHHVFEGWLHALHLSPSLAAPLALALALLLVVYLHVVVGEMIPKNLAIAGPERAALLLVPALLAVTTVLRPFIWVMERLAKAIIRAFGVEPKDELASTFTAQEVGEIVAESHREGLLEEDQHGLVRGALEFSDRVAGEVAVPLADVVSLAEGATPEDLERLVAKHGYSRYPVTDGDGDIVGYVHLKDILYAREEDFDEPIPAKRIRRLATVRAGDEVEDVLATMQRTGRHLAQVLDEADERRVTGIVFLEDVLEELVGEVSDQSQRTVERVARVREAAARIAADPS; this is encoded by the coding sequence ATGAGCACCTCCGTGGCGCTGTGGATCTCCGTCTTCCTGCTCTTCGGCAACGCCTTCTTCGTGGGGGCCTCCTTCGCCGTCATGGCCGCCCGCCGGTCCCAGCTCGAGCCGCTGGCGGAGCAGGGCTCGGGTGCCGCGCGCCGCTGCCTGGAGGCGCTGGAGCAGGTGGCGGCCATGCTCGTCTGCGCGCAGCTCGGCATCACCGTCTGCTCGCTCGGGCTCGGCGCGCTCGCGGAGGTGGCGCTGCACCACGTCTTCGAGGGGTGGCTGCACGCCCTGCACCTGTCGCCCTCCCTGGCCGCGCCGCTCGCCCTGGCCCTCGCGCTGCTCCTCGTGGTCTACCTGCACGTCGTGGTCGGCGAGATGATCCCCAAGAACCTCGCCATCGCGGGCCCCGAGCGCGCCGCCCTGCTCCTCGTGCCCGCGCTGCTGGCCGTCACCACCGTGCTGCGCCCCTTCATCTGGGTGATGGAGCGGCTGGCCAAGGCCATCATCCGCGCCTTCGGCGTGGAGCCCAAGGACGAGCTGGCCTCGACCTTCACCGCCCAGGAGGTGGGGGAGATCGTGGCCGAGAGCCACCGCGAGGGCCTGCTCGAGGAGGACCAGCACGGGCTGGTGCGGGGTGCGCTGGAGTTCAGCGACCGGGTCGCGGGCGAGGTCGCGGTGCCGCTGGCCGACGTGGTGTCCCTGGCCGAGGGTGCGACCCCCGAGGACCTCGAGCGCCTGGTCGCCAAGCACGGCTACTCCCGCTACCCCGTCACGGACGGCGACGGCGACATCGTCGGCTACGTCCACCTCAAGGACATCCTCTACGCCCGGGAGGAGGACTTCGACGAGCCGATCCCCGCCAAGCGCATCCGGCGGCTCGCGACCGTGCGGGCCGGGGACGAGGTGGAGGACGTGCTCGCGACCATGCAGCGCACGGGTCGGCACCTGGCGCAGGTCCTCGACGAGGCCGACGAGCGCCGCGTCACCGGGATCGTCTTCCTCGAGGACGTGCTCGAGGAGCTCGTCGGAGAGGTGTCCGACCAGTCGCAGCGCACCGTGGAGCGCGTGGCCCGGGTGCGCGAGGCCGCGGCACGCATCGCGGCCGACCCGTCGTGA
- the cofE gene encoding coenzyme F420-0:L-glutamate ligase produces MTPTPAPLHLLPVPGLPEVGDGTDLAALLAAATAHPPVGGLADGDVLAVSSKLVSKALGHRRPWDGDPRAKAQVVAAQTRRVVAERATPGGVTRIVESAAGPVMAAAGVDASNTGPDGGLLLLPDDPDAEVGRLRAALLARLPHVTRLGVLLTDTAGRPWRGGQTDFALGSAGLAVTDDLRGGHDADGRALSVTARAVADELAAAADLVKGKATGVGAVVVRGLDPAVTAPGAGAGAGSLVRTGPGDWFAVGHVEAVRAALGVPPGTPRAVAVGIRPVGEDSVAARCGRAVRLAASGLPDVSWQQLDHAPDQHVWRVACPDELSLGMATARLEVACAAEDLALRWRREAGAVRAVLSPR; encoded by the coding sequence GTGACCCCCACCCCCGCGCCGCTGCACCTCCTCCCGGTCCCCGGCCTCCCGGAGGTCGGGGACGGCACGGACCTGGCGGCACTGCTCGCCGCGGCCACCGCCCACCCCCCGGTCGGCGGCCTGGCCGACGGGGACGTGCTGGCCGTCTCGAGCAAGCTCGTGTCCAAGGCGCTCGGGCACCGACGCCCCTGGGACGGCGACCCCCGCGCGAAGGCGCAGGTCGTGGCCGCGCAGACCCGTCGCGTCGTCGCCGAGCGCGCGACCCCGGGCGGGGTCACCCGCATCGTGGAGTCGGCGGCCGGCCCCGTCATGGCGGCCGCCGGCGTCGACGCGTCCAACACCGGCCCCGACGGTGGCCTGCTGCTGCTGCCGGACGACCCGGACGCCGAGGTCGGCCGGCTGCGGGCCGCGCTGCTGGCCCGGCTCCCCCACGTGACCCGGCTCGGCGTGCTGCTCACCGACACGGCGGGTCGGCCCTGGCGCGGCGGTCAGACCGACTTCGCGCTCGGCAGCGCCGGGCTCGCGGTGACCGACGACCTGCGTGGTGGCCACGACGCGGACGGTCGCGCCCTCTCGGTGACCGCGCGGGCCGTCGCCGACGAGCTCGCGGCGGCCGCCGACCTGGTCAAGGGCAAGGCCACCGGCGTCGGCGCGGTCGTGGTGCGGGGCCTGGACCCCGCGGTCACCGCCCCGGGCGCCGGGGCCGGCGCCGGCTCGCTGGTGCGCACCGGCCCGGGCGACTGGTTCGCCGTGGGCCACGTGGAGGCCGTCCGCGCGGCGCTCGGCGTGCCGCCGGGGACCCCGCGGGCGGTGGCGGTCGGCATACGGCCCGTCGGGGAGGACAGCGTCGCGGCGCGCTGCGGGCGTGCCGTCCGCCTCGCCGCGAGCGGTCTCCCGGACGTGAGCTGGCAGCAGCTCGACCACGCCCCCGACCAGCACGTATGGCGCGTCGCGTGCCCCGACGAGTTGAGCCTCGGGATGGCCACCGCACGCCTCGAGGTCGCCTGCGCGGCCGAGGACCTCGCGCTGCGGTGGCGCCGGGAGGCCGGAGCCGTGAGGGCGGTCCTCAGCCCGCGGTGA